Proteins from a single region of Salinigranum halophilum:
- a CDS encoding DUF7836 family putative zinc-binding protein has protein sequence MVEAFVRLLCPECKKDWETRPAELPGPRNNFSCPGCHATRRLAEFMRTEHDLKTLKQLQ, from the coding sequence ATGGTTGAGGCCTTCGTGCGACTACTCTGTCCGGAGTGCAAGAAAGACTGGGAGACGAGGCCGGCCGAACTCCCCGGTCCACGCAACAACTTCTCCTGTCCGGGCTGTCACGCGACGCGGCGGTTGGCGGAGTTCATGCGGACGGAACACGACCTCAAGACGCTGAAGCAGTTACAGTAG
- a CDS encoding transcription initiation factor IIB has translation MSDTTLRTFNSEHETALERETADEQESEEVCPECGGTLHSDDGETVCSECGLVVEDTNIDHGPEWRAFDSKEKDQKSRVGAPTTNMMHDKGLSTNIGWQNKDAYGNTLSARQREQMQRLRTWNERFRTRDSKERNLKQALGEIDRMASALGLPETVRETASVIYRRALQDDLLPGRSIEGVATSSLYAAARQAGTPRSLDEIAAVSRVDKMELTRTYRYIVRELKLEIQPADPEQYVPRFASDLDLSDESERRARQLLRTAKEAGIHSGKSPVGLAAAAVYAAALLTNEKVTQSEVSEVANISEVTIRNRYKELLEAEDTGLTA, from the coding sequence ATGAGCGACACGACACTCCGAACCTTCAACAGCGAGCACGAGACAGCCCTCGAACGAGAGACAGCGGACGAACAGGAGTCCGAGGAGGTATGCCCCGAGTGCGGTGGCACCCTGCACTCCGACGACGGCGAGACGGTCTGTTCCGAATGTGGCCTCGTCGTCGAGGACACGAACATCGACCACGGCCCCGAGTGGCGCGCGTTCGATTCCAAGGAGAAGGACCAGAAGTCACGCGTCGGTGCCCCCACGACGAACATGATGCACGACAAGGGGCTGTCGACCAACATCGGCTGGCAGAACAAAGACGCCTACGGCAACACCCTCTCTGCCCGCCAGCGCGAGCAGATGCAGCGGCTCCGCACCTGGAACGAGCGGTTCCGTACCCGCGACTCCAAGGAGCGCAACCTCAAGCAGGCGCTCGGCGAGATCGACCGGATGGCGAGCGCGCTCGGCCTGCCCGAGACCGTTCGTGAGACCGCGTCGGTCATCTACCGCCGCGCGCTTCAGGACGACCTCCTGCCCGGCCGAAGCATCGAGGGCGTCGCCACCTCGTCGCTGTACGCGGCCGCTCGACAGGCCGGCACGCCCCGCTCGCTCGACGAGATCGCCGCGGTCTCGCGCGTCGACAAGATGGAGCTGACCCGGACGTACCGGTACATCGTCCGTGAGCTCAAACTCGAGATTCAGCCCGCCGACCCCGAGCAGTACGTGCCCCGGTTCGCGTCAGACCTCGACCTCTCCGACGAGTCCGAGCGCCGCGCCCGTCAGCTCCTCCGGACGGCGAAGGAGGCGGGCATCCACTCGGGCAAATCGCCCGTCGGCCTCGCCGCCGCCGCCGTATACGCGGCCGCGCTCTTGACGAACGAGAAGGTCACCCAGTCGGAGGTGTCGGAGGTCGCGAACATCTCCGAGGTCACCATCCGAAACCGTTACAAAGAACTCCTCGAGGCCGAAGACACCGGGCTCACGGCCTGA
- a CDS encoding translation initiation factor IF-2 subunit beta, producing MDYDDALNRGLERSPDIEETGSRDEVPDASVRPEGNVTVYENFQATADRLGREPDHLLKFLQSELGTAAKIDEAGRARLTGSFKQSRVQTALEAYADAFVRCPECGLPDTRLVTENGATMLKCDACGALSALPDA from the coding sequence ATGGACTACGACGACGCACTCAACCGTGGGCTCGAGCGCTCGCCGGACATCGAGGAGACCGGCTCCCGTGACGAGGTGCCGGACGCCTCCGTCCGGCCGGAGGGGAACGTCACCGTCTACGAGAACTTCCAGGCGACCGCCGACCGCCTCGGTCGCGAACCGGACCACCTGCTGAAGTTCCTGCAGTCGGAACTCGGGACGGCCGCGAAAATCGACGAGGCGGGGCGGGCGCGGCTCACCGGCTCGTTCAAACAGTCGCGCGTTCAGACGGCGCTCGAGGCGTACGCCGACGCGTTCGTCCGCTGTCCGGAGTGTGGCCTCCCCGATACGCGGTTGGTCACCGAGAACGGCGCGACGATGCTGAAGTGTGACGCGTGTGGGGCGCTGTCGGCACTTCCCGACGCCTGA